The Methylopila sp. M107 genome contains the following window.
CGAGGCGAAGAAGCTCGCCGAAGGCCTGCCCTCCTCCACCTCGCGCGACCACGGCCGCCCGTTCGGCGAGGTGTTCGCCGGTTACAACTACGATTTCTACGCCTGCGACGCCGGGCTGTTCTCGCCCGCCAAGGTCGCGGTGACGGCGCTTTCGACGGGCAAGACGTTCTTCGCCGGCGAATACGAGCCGGCGCTGATCGAGAAGTCGTTCTCGGGCGCGTGAGGTCGGGGATCAGCGAACTGCGTGCATCGAGACGGCCCGCAGAACATCTCTGGATCAAGCGAAATCAAACCGTCATTCCGGCCGAAGGGCCGGAATCCAGAAACTCAAACGCTCCTGAGCGTAGTCGAGACCGCAGTGGATCTGGATTCCGGCCCTTCGGCCGGAATGACAGTTTTGCTCGAAGAGGTCGCGCTCGGCCCTTCCTGTTCCCCTCTCCCTTGCGGGGAGGGGTTAGGGGTGGGGGTGGTTCAGAACATGGCGCCGAGGGCTACGCTGCTCTGCGCCGCCGGCAAGCGCTTCATCCTGAGGGACCCCCACCCCTAACCCCTCCCCGCAAGGGGGACAGCGACAGCGCTCCTTCCGGAAGACGATCCCGGATCGGCCTTTCGGCCGTCCGGGATGACGACTAAGAAACGCCGATGATCCTCGAAGACGCCGTCGTCATCTTCACCGAAATGGCCGACTGGCACTCCAAGGGCCTCGCGGCCGCCTGCGCGCGCGAGGGGCTGCGACCGCAGATCCTCTCGATGAACGACTGCGGCTTCGACCTTGCGACGGGCCGCCCCGGTCTGATCTTTCCGGGCCTCGACGGCCGCCATCCCGGCGCGATCTTCGTGCGCCTCATCGCGGATGGGACGACCGAGCAGATCACCGCCCGTCTCGGCCTGCTCCACGCCGCCCGCGCTCTCGGAATCGAGGTGGTGAACGACGCCCGCGCCATCGAGGTCTGCGTCGACAAGTCGATGACGACCTTCTGCCTCGCGCAGGCGGGGCTGCCGACGCCCGCGAGCTTCGTGGTCGAGAAGCGCGACGTCGCGCAGGCCCGCTTCGACGCGTTCGGACGCGACGCCGTGCTGAAGCCGCTCTTCGGCGCTCAGGGCAAAGGGCTGGTGCGCTTGAAACCCGGCGACAGGATGCCGGAGCCGGAGGCCGTCGACGGCGTCTATTACGTGCAGGAGTTCGTCGAGAGCCGCGGATCGCGGAAGAACGGCGGCGCGCATGACTGGCGGGTGTTCGTGCTCGACGGCCGGCCGCTCGCGGCCATGATCCGCCGTTCCGACGGCTGGGTGACGAACATTTTTCAGGGCGCCGAAGGCGAAGCCGCGGACGTCTCGGGCGAAGCCGGCGCGCTCGGCGTGCGCGCCGCGGCGGCGGTCGGCGCGGCGTATGCCGGCGTCGACCTGATCGAGGACGAGGACGGCCGCTTCCTCGTGCTCGAAGTGAACTCCATGCCCGCCTGGAAGGGCCTTCAGAAGGCGAACGGGATCGACGTCGCGGCGGCGCTCGCGCGCGACCTCGCCCGCCGGCTCGCCCGCGCCGATGCCGCGTAAACCCCGCAGGAGCTGGGATCTCGCGGGCGTCGCGACGGCGTTCCGGGCGGCGTGCCGGGCGGAGCTCAACGCGCTGAAGCCGGGCAATGTCCACGTGTTCCGCGAAGGCCACGGCATGACGGTCGCGACCTTCGAGCGCGCCGCGGAGGTCTCCGCCGTGCGGCTCGTGGCGGGCGCGACTGTCGGCGAGCGCATCGAAGGCTCGGTGAAGGCCTCGCTCGGCGCCGTCGGGCTCAACGCCAATCTCGGCATCCTGCTGCTCTGCGCCCCGCTGACGGAGGCTGCGCTCAACGGCACGCCGGGTCGGATGCGGCCGTCCCTGCAGCGCGTGCTGGACCGCCTCACCGTCGCGGACGCGGAAGCCGCCTATCGCGCGATCGCGGCGGCGAGCCCCGGAGGGCTCGGGCGCGCGGAAAAACACGACGTCGCGGAGCCGCCGAAGGTCACGCTCAAGGCGGCCATGGCGGCGGCGGCCGAGCGCGACCGGATCGCGCTGCAATACGTCACCGGCTTCGAGGACGTGTTCGCCGCCGCCGAGACCTATTCGGCCCGTATGGCCGACGGAGATGGCCGGTCGGCCGTCGAGGACGTCTATCTCGGCCTGCTCGGCCTGTTCCCGGACAGCCATGTCGCTCGCAAGTTCGGGATTGTATGCGCCGAGACGTTGCAGCGTGAGGCGGCGGCCTTCTCGGAAGGCCTCGACGACCGTCCGGACCGCGAGAGAGCGTTGGACGCGTTCGATATTCACCTGAAGGCGCAAGGGCTGAACCCCGGCACGACGGCGGACCTGACGGTCGCC
Protein-coding sequences here:
- a CDS encoding RimK family alpha-L-glutamate ligase, whose product is MILEDAVVIFTEMADWHSKGLAAACAREGLRPQILSMNDCGFDLATGRPGLIFPGLDGRHPGAIFVRLIADGTTEQITARLGLLHAARALGIEVVNDARAIEVCVDKSMTTFCLAQAGLPTPASFVVEKRDVAQARFDAFGRDAVLKPLFGAQGKGLVRLKPGDRMPEPEAVDGVYYVQEFVESRGSRKNGGAHDWRVFVLDGRPLAAMIRRSDGWVTNIFQGAEGEAADVSGEAGALGVRAAAAVGAAYAGVDLIEDEDGRFLVLEVNSMPAWKGLQKANGIDVAAALARDLARRLARADAA
- a CDS encoding triphosphoribosyl-dephospho-CoA synthase, which gives rise to MPRKPRRSWDLAGVATAFRAACRAELNALKPGNVHVFREGHGMTVATFERAAEVSAVRLVAGATVGERIEGSVKASLGAVGLNANLGILLLCAPLTEAALNGTPGRMRPSLQRVLDRLTVADAEAAYRAIAAASPGGLGRAEKHDVAEPPKVTLKAAMAAAAERDRIALQYVTGFEDVFAAAETYSARMADGDGRSAVEDVYLGLLGLFPDSHVARKFGIVCAETLQREAAAFSEGLDDRPDRERALDAFDIHLKAQGLNPGTTADLTVAAVFAAKLQAGPEALSG